gccagccaaaGATAATGGCGACTATTGCACCTCTGTAGACCCTCCTTCTCTCCGCTCACTAAGCTCGTATAGTTCCACCTCCGGAGCCGCGCCCAATCCCCAGCCATGGAGACCCCCTAAGTATCGGAAACTTGTCCCCGCTAAGGGAAATGGCAAGCAGGCTCCCCTCCCCGAGGCGCCGGCCACAAAACGCCCAGGATCTTTCttaaccggggcagcacggtagcattgtggatagcacaattgcttcacagctccagggtcccaggttcgattccggcttgggtcattgtctgtgctgagtctgcacgtcctccccgtgtgtgcgtgggtttcctccgggtgctccggttttctcccacagtccaaagatgtgcaggttaggtggattggccatgataaattgcccttagtgtccaacattacccttagtgttgggtggggttgctgggttatggggatggggtggaggtgttgaccttgggtagggtgctctttccaagagccggtgcagactcgatgggccgaatggcctccttctgcgctgtaaattctatgataatctagactGGGCAGGTTGAGAGGCAATTTGACaccaacaggagcaggaggaggccattgagccTCTCTAACCCGTTCTACCATTCGGCTACACCTTGGCGTATCTGTATCTTAACACCATCTAACCGCCCTGGATCCCCACCCTTCCATATCcgattgacacccccccccccgcccccgctcttgTCTGAGGTAAGCTTTGTACACCGGAATCACCGCGTCCCTCCTCTCTGTGGTGACCACTCGAGATAAAGGCCAACTTTCCACTCGCTCTTGAAACGATGCACCGTTCCACCTTTGGGCTGGACCGAGTCGaccaggagaaactgttcccccccTCGTCAAAGGATCAAGCTCGAGAATGACACGGatctaaagtgatttgcaaaagaagcgacTGTGATGTGATAAAAAGTTTTTTCACCCAGCGAGTGTTTGGGGCCTGGAATGCgcggcctgggagtgtggtggaggcagcctcaCTCGAGGCCTTCGAGAAGGCCCGATGATTATTCGAATGGAAACAATGCGCGGGGTGCCGGGGAAAAGGTGGGGGAACGGCACTGAGTCACGATGTTCGTTTGGAGAGCTGGCGCAGACACAATGcggcgaatggccaccttctgtcccGTTCCAATTCTGTGGTGGTGAAAGGTTGAGGGACAGGTGGCGGGGAGAACACCACAGATCACGTCCTGCCAATACCATGCCCATTCGCCATACTCTCTGTCTCCTACCTGTGAACCCAATCCCCTATCCCTGACAATTGTTTGCCTCCAGTTCCATTTGTTCTTATTTTGTGTCTCGAGTGTGGGACCTTGTTCCATGCTatcgtgaatcatagaatttacaatgcagaaggagggcattcagcccatcgagtctacactggcccctgaaagagcagcctacccaagcccacacctccaccctatccccataacccagcaaccccgcctaactttttggacactatggggcaatttaacgtgaccaatctacctaacccggaggaaatccacacacacacggggaggacgtgcagactctgcacagacagtgaatcaagccgggaatcgaacctgggtccctggagctgtgaagcaacagtggatgTCCAAATGAATAAATATCCATGGACACCCACTTATCTATGGCATCTGTGACATCctcaaaaggccagaattgaaccggttccctggtgctgtgaggcagcagtgctaaccactgtgtcacttatTTAACGTGACTAACCTGCAAGGGTCTCCTATTTAAACAATGTTTGTTCCCTGTTTTCCCTTTTAGTTTTGCTATTATAATTTTTATCCATGGACGAATAATGGATCTGTGACTTTAATGCAGCGGTATCATTAAACCAAGCAAGAAGAATCTGGAAGGCATCAGTGATAACTCGCAAAGAAGATCATTACGGGCTGTAGGCCAGAGACCTTAAACCACACTCATACTGTGTAGAATGTGCGCTGAAGAACTCACAAttggtcgattcctggcttgggtcactgactgtgcggtgtctgcacattctccccgtgtctgcgtgggtttcctccgggtgctccggtttcctcccacaagtcccgaaagatgtgcttgttaggtgaattggacattctgaattctccctctgtgtacccgaacaggcgccggaatgtggcgactaggggcttttcacagtaacttcattgcagtgttaatgtaagcctacttgtgacactaataaagattataaaatataGAAAGATTATTCTAAGTTAATCTATGCCTCTGCTAGTAATTTCTTTTATATGGCCATGTTGGTAACACCACAGGTGAACTGGTCTCTCAACATGTCGTTGAGCGCAGACACGAGCTCGCAATGCTCAGCTGTTTGTCTTCAGTACGCCGTGAATGCCGTTATCGTCTCCCCTGGCGCTCTCATCGTCAAATTAAATTTGCTTGTGGATCCTAGTTTTACAGAGCCTGGCCCATACCCCCATGCCTTACATGAGAAGGTTGAACCTGAACTCAAGAGGTTGGAAGAATTAAGCATAATCAGATCTATGCAGTTTTCGGAGTGGGCAGCACCCATCGTGCCTGTGGTTAAGCCAGATAGAACCATTGAGATATGTGGGGCCTATAAATTAACCGTGAATCTGGCAGCGAAATTGGACAGTTACTCAATACCAAGAATCAAAGACTTATATGTTAAATTAGCAGGTTTAACGGACACTAAACTTTGTATGAACCATGCGTGCCAACAATTAGAATTAGAGAAGTTTAAAAAAGTGCTAAAAATTGAAAAGTGCGCATTCCTTGTTCATCGAGTGAAGTACTTGGGGTTCAGGGTAGACGCCCAAGGGCTGCACCCAATGGAGGAGAAGAGCAAAGGAATTTCGGAAGCACCAGCTCCCAAAAAATGTGTAGAACTGAAATTTTCTTCAGGAATGGTGAATGATTACGGAagatttattcctaatctttcTATAATGTTGGCACCCCTACACACACTGCTCAAGAAGCACCAGAGGTGGTATTGGAGAGAACATCAGAAATAAGCCTTTTAACAGGTCAATCTAGCTTTCCAGTCATCCAGTTTCTTATTCAtttagaccccccctccccccgctaataGCGATCATTCTCACCCGTGATGCATCTCCCTATAGAATCAGAGCGGTTTTATCACTTAAGGTGGCCTATCGCCTATGCAAGGGCTCTGACTGAATGCggtaacaggttcgaggggctgaatggctctcccaatattagaccataagacttaggagcagaattaggccactcggcccatcgagtctgctccaccattcaatcatggctgatatttttctcgtccccattctcctgccttctccccataaaccctgatctccttattgatcaagaacctatctatctctgtcttaaagacactcagtgatttggcctccacagccttctgcggcaaagagttccacagattcaccaacctttggctgaagaaattcctcctcatctctgttttaaaggatcgtccctttagtctgagatggtgtcctcagcttctagcttttcctacaagtggaaacatcctctccacgtccactctatccaggcctcaatactacctgcccctctacagatctttgtatcatctgcaaacttagtaacagtgccttcagttccttcctccagatcattaatggataTTCCCGTGCAAGCCTGGCCCCTTCCTGATTTCATTCCTCTCCCATCTCTCCCAGGGAGGTTCACATTACTGGTTAGATTTTTTACTGATTGTCGCTCAGGGAAATTCCCGAGGGCAgctgggggagtgagtggaggggggttGGGCATGATTGTGGAAGGTGGTGcatggatggattcccagtcagcGAGAGAGCAGGAAGGAACACAAAGTCGTGGAGGTTGCTGATAAATAAAGATATTTTATTGTGTGAGAGCTAGTCCATGTTCAGAGAACAAAGCAAACAAGTCAATCATTTACAAACACCTTAGATAAAGACACAGAGAAACCGTCAGCGGTGAGGCAGCCCAAAGGGGGAGACAATCTTTAGAGGGACGGAGAAGGGTTGGGATTTGTGAATCTTAAAATCTACAAGTTGGAGGCAATTTGATTTTTTTGCCTCCCTTCTGGAGCTGAAGGTGGGCTTTGGGAAAGTCAGGGAGAGGGCGGAATTCTCTTTACATCGCCCCCCGCtggctcactttctctctcccactctctccgtaTGTTAACAAGAGGTGAAGGTTTTCCAGAAGAAGTTCTTGCAGCCTGCTTTACGGTCCCGCGGGGAGTTCCACCGGCGGAAGATCTCAGCCTGGGGCAGCTCCCGTCTCTCGGTGCTGGGCAACTCCTTGTCCCCGGCACGGAGCAGCTCGGAGAGGAGGTTCAGCACCATGGTCCTGGACAGCTCCTGTAAACACAACACAACACTGGCAtttgaatagtgtagatgggctttggaatggtttcacaggtcggcgcaacatcgagggccgaagggcctgtactgcgctgtaatgttctattgttctagcgCCTTGCACATCCCCAgcatgccccccccgcccccccccccccccgcacatcttCCAGAGCCCCTTGCAGACAATGCAGCTCCTTTTCATCAAAAAATTAGCTGTTGGCCGCTgttatatcaccccccccccacacacacacacacacaccatttccacacagcaagatcccaaaaagaAAAGTAGCAAGGACCGATCTGCTATTTTCTATTTGGGATGTTGGGTGAAGGGTAAATATTAGCCCCCAGGACAAAGGGGTGAACTaccttcccccccaccactctaaGCCCCCCAAACCGACCCACCCCACCCACTTGCACCACCCCCTCAGCCCTCACCTCTTTAAATGCTGTCTGTGGGACCAACCTGaaagagaaggtggggccttcatttaATACCaaatattccctcagtactgacccactgacagtgcggcgctccctcagtaccggccctctgacagtgcggcactccctcagtactgaccctctgacagtgcagcactccctcagtactgactctctgacagtgcggcgctccctcagtactgaccctctgacagtgcggcactccctcagtactgactctctgacagtgcggcactccctcagtactgaccctctgacagtgcggcactccctcagaactgaccctctgacggtgcagcactccctcagtactgaccctctgacagtgcggcaccccctcagtactgaccctctgacagtgcggcactccctcagtactgaccctctgacagtgcggcgctccctcagtactgaccctctgacagtgctgcactccctcagtactgaccctctgacagtgcggcactccctcagtactgaccctctgacagtgcggcactccctcagtactgatcctctgacagtgcagcactccatcagaactgaccctctgacagtgcggcactccctcagtactgaccctctgacagtgcggcactccctcagtactgaccctctgacagtgcgtcgctccctcagtactgaccatctgacagtgcggcactccctcagtactgaccctctgacagtgcagcactccctcagtactgaccctctaacaaagcggcactccctcagtactgaccctctgacagtgcggcactccctcagcactgaccctctgacagtgcggcgctccctcagtactgaccctctgacagtgcggcactccctcagtactgaccctctgacagtgcggcactccctcagtactgaccctctgacagtgcggcactccctcagtacagaccctctgacagtgcagcgctccctcagatctgaccctctgacggtgcagcactccctcagtactgaccctctgacagtgtggcactccctcagtactgaccctctgacagtgcggcactccctcagtactgaccctctgacagtgcggcactccctcagtactgaccctctgacagtgcgggactccctcagtactgaccctctgacagtgcgggactccctcagtactgaccctctgacagtgcgggactccctcagtactgaccctctgacagtacggcggctcctcccactcctcagctcctcggtctgcgtctcctctgaccccataagttccttgtaaatgtcggagacgctcccttctcctacccactctctggaaactcccgtgtcctgaattccccttagtggtaggagcgggaaagttgacacctgtttacggaggaagtcccgcacctgcagatacctgaatttgtttcccttcgccaacccaaacttctcctccagcgccctcatactcggaaagctcccctctataaacatgtcccccatcctctcaatccctcacactgtcactcagtaacccctcttccccagcgccctgtgttactgactgtatctgtactgatgtaaatccagctccctcacactgtcactcagtaacccctctcccccagcaccctgtgttactgactgtatctctactgatgcaaatccagctcactcacactgtcactcagttacccctctcccccagcaccctgtgttactgactgtatctctactgatgcaaatccagctccctcacactgtcactcagtaaccactctcccccagcaccctgtgttactgactgtatctctactgatgttaatcctgctccctcacactgtcactcagtaacccctctcccccagcaccctgtgttactgactgtgtctctactgatgttaatccagctccctcacactgtcactcagtaacccctcgcctcccagcaccctgtgttactgactgtatctctactgatgcaaATCCAGCTCCcaaacactgtcactcagtaacccctctcccccagcaccctgtgttactgactgtatctctactgatgttaatcctgctccctcacactgtcactcagtaacccctctcctccagcaccctgtgttactgactgtatctctactgatgttaatcctgctccctcacactgtcactcagtaaaccccactcccccagcaccctgtgttactgactgtatctctactgatgtcaatcctgctccctcacactgtcactcagtaacccctctcccccagcatcctgtgttactgactgtatctctactgatgttaatcctgctccctcacactgtcactcagtaacccctctcccccagcaccctgtgttactgactgaatctctactgatgttaatccagctccctcgcactgtcactcagtaacccctctcccccagcaccgtgttactgactgaatctctactgatgttaatccagctccctcgcactatcactcagtaaccgctctcccccagcaccctgtgtcactgactgtatctattaatgttaatccagctgcctcacagtcactcagtaacccctctcccccagcaccctgtgttactggctgtatttctactgatgttaatccagctccctcacactgtcactcagtaacccctctcccccagcacactgtgttattgactgtatctctactgatgttactccagcttcctcacactgtcactcagtaacccctctcctccagcgccctgtgttactgactgtatctgtactgatgtaaatccagctccctcgcactatcactcagtaaccgctctcccccagcaccctgtgttactgactgtatctctactgatgttactccagctccctcacactgtcactcagtaaccccgctCCTCCAGCGCCCTGTTtttctgactgtatctctactgataatCCAGCTCCCTTCCATATTTCAGCTCTCGAACATGTAGAAATAAAATACAGATAGATTCCGGCAATAAACTAAACAAAATGATGCATTAAATTAAGTGCTGGATCTTAACGGGTTAAATAGATTGCAGAATGGAGTGTCTGGGGTTAACCTATACCATTGCAACAGGATGGAGATTTTATCAGGGGGTCTGTCTTACCTCTGCCCCCTCGTTGTTCCTTTCCTGTAAGATATCGGGCAGCCCCTCCACTCTGGCTGTACTCGATCCCCGAAGTAACAGCAGAGCGACAGTGACCAAAGTGAGGAGGACTTGAGTCTGCGATCTCGGCATCTCGAGCTCTGATTTTCTTACTGTGGAGTGGGAGATGGGAGCGATTGGCAAACTCTCTCGTCGGGTGGTGGGGACGAGAGGCGAGCTTCTCTGTGTAACTGCTCTGACCAACTCCAGCCCTGCGATTTACCTTGTTTATATACCCCCTCAGGCGAGGTGGCAATCACATCACAAGCAAAGCCCCCCACGCTCCTCACTCTGTTATTGGTGCTGCAATTTAATTGGGCGTACGGTGTACCAATCAGTGGCATGTCCTCTCACTCAATGAAGAGAAACCCAATTTGCTTTCTATCGGATTTCTGTTTTTGTCCCCCTgctaccccaccctccccctgcacAATACCATGTGAGTAAACCGAGATTTTCATCGCCCACTTCAAGGTTCCTCCCCTATGCCCATACACTCTCCACCCACTTCATCCTCATGGGCCATTTTCCAACGGTGAACTTGGACAAC
This window of the Scyliorhinus torazame isolate Kashiwa2021f chromosome 31, sScyTor2.1, whole genome shotgun sequence genome carries:
- the LOC140404649 gene encoding somatostatin-1A-like, translated to MPRSQTQVLLTLVTVALLLLRGSSTARVEGLPDILQERNNEGAEELSRTMVLNLLSELLRAGDKELPSTERRELPQAEIFRRWNSPRDRKAGCKNFFWKTFTSC